Proteins found in one Pseudomonas mosselii genomic segment:
- a CDS encoding DUF2971 domain-containing protein produces the protein MRESVAPDVVISLVQASQVDKGIRVDRDWIRDFIENFSSATIGDMDIPELISEKYLHTPNQLFKIRACSDLALENLAKKTLWLSLASEFNDPYDTAFWIDYKKLAAWEKLVELGFSDDQVVTALACEDPISSAVALASAQEPCLLDVEQWRHEVEVLTSNHQAGQLSTLIDQVKSSYKICSLSERVDSVLMWSHYGHNHTGFAMEYDFTGLHRNHLSTLTLWPVAYTNKLFDATHIQRAQRLGKDYNALFGIAASLCKAVDWRYEREWRWVVPEDDREVKGINVAAPLKAVHLGAKISEADALKILKICRDIDIPVFKVTLERNEYKMVSLPTSLDDWCSMDGRQQGNMPW, from the coding sequence GTGAGGGAGAGCGTGGCTCCAGATGTGGTAATTTCTCTGGTTCAAGCGAGTCAGGTAGACAAAGGAATTCGTGTGGATAGGGATTGGATAAGAGATTTCATTGAGAATTTTTCGTCAGCCACTATCGGTGATATGGACATCCCGGAGCTCATCAGCGAGAAATACCTTCACACGCCCAATCAACTGTTCAAGATCAGAGCCTGCAGTGACCTGGCGCTGGAGAACCTAGCTAAGAAAACTCTCTGGTTGAGCTTAGCCAGTGAGTTCAATGACCCTTACGACACGGCGTTCTGGATTGACTACAAGAAGCTCGCTGCGTGGGAGAAACTCGTTGAGCTAGGTTTCAGCGATGATCAGGTCGTCACCGCACTGGCGTGCGAAGATCCCATTTCATCGGCGGTGGCGCTTGCTTCGGCACAAGAGCCGTGTCTCCTAGACGTTGAGCAATGGCGACACGAAGTAGAGGTGTTGACGTCGAATCACCAGGCTGGGCAGCTCTCGACCCTTATTGATCAGGTCAAAAGCAGCTACAAAATCTGCAGCCTGAGTGAGCGCGTGGATTCAGTGCTGATGTGGAGTCACTATGGCCACAACCATACCGGCTTTGCCATGGAGTACGACTTCACAGGCCTTCATCGAAATCACCTTTCGACTCTCACTCTTTGGCCGGTGGCCTACACAAATAAACTGTTCGACGCCACCCACATCCAAAGAGCTCAACGCTTGGGCAAGGACTACAACGCCCTTTTTGGCATTGCGGCATCATTGTGTAAGGCTGTCGATTGGCGGTATGAGCGGGAGTGGCGCTGGGTGGTTCCTGAAGACGACAGAGAGGTCAAAGGTATCAACGTCGCTGCACCCCTCAAGGCAGTTCATCTCGGGGCCAAGATCTCGGAGGCTGATGCGCTCAAGATCTTGAAGATCTGCAGAGACATCGATATACCAGTTTTCAAGGTCACGCTTGAACGCAATGAGTACAAGATGGTCTCGTTGCCTACCAGCCTGGACGATTGGTGTTCCATGGATGGACGGCAGCAGGGCAACATGCCTTGGTAG